TTTAGAGGCAATGCAATGCGTACACAAATGAATGTTGTTAAAGAATGTGCAAGAGGCATTACAGCAGACGTTGAGGAAACAGGTAATAGAAGTGACTCAAAGAAAGCAGACACAGCAAACGTCTTGGAATTAGTCAAACAACGTTTAAATCAAGATGGCATTAACATTGATGAAGAGATTAAAGCAAACAACGTTGCTGAAAAAGAAGAACGTGGCAGACGTATTTCAAAAGCACTTAAAGAAAAGAACACAAAGAAAGCAGAAGAAGAACAACGTAAAATGAGCAAAAGGGATACAGACATAAAGAGACATGGAAGAACAGCAATATAAAAAAAGTCCATTTGAAGACCTACCAAACTATATGCCCTTTAGGGAATTTGTTGATTTTTACAATGCAACATTTGAATACGATAAAGAAAAAGTAGCAGCATATTTAACTGGAAAGATTGGGCGTAGCAGATCAACTCCTAAAGCACATACTGAAATAGCAAACTGGATTGAATACGATAAAAACATAAAGCGTTCTAAGCGTGTGCTTATGGGTTATAGGCACTTAGGTAAATCATACTTCACACAGCTATACATTATATGGCGTTTAATGATGGACCCTAATTGGACTGTTATGGTTATATCAGCAGCATCAGGCGTTGCAGAACGTAACGTTGAAACAATTAGAGCAATTATTGAAGTAAACCCATTAACACAGCATTTGTTAGATGGTGATGAAGGATGGCAGTTAAGAAAGTTTACTGTTAAGCGTTCAAGTCCAAAGTCTAATCCATCATGTATTATGAAAAGTACGGAAGGACGAATTACAGGCAACCACGCTGACATGATCATAGCAGACGACATTGAGTTACCTGAAAATGTTGTAACGCTTAAGTCAAGAGAAGACATTAAAAAGCGTGTAGCAGAAATGTCTAAAATATCACAATGCCATTTAATGATTGGTACTCCACATCATGAAGACAGCATTTATGATTATTTGGATATAACAAAGCACTATGAAATTAAAAAGTTCCCATTATTAAAGGCGGGTTATGTAATTGAAGATGGTAAAATTATAAGTGGTGAAACAAACGCACCTGAAATGGATCATGACTTAGAATGGGCACGTATGCAGTTGTTTGAGTGCTATACGTTTGGTGAGTTTGAGTCACAGTATCAACTAAAGAATGTTAAGTTTAGTAAAACACTTATAGATGTTGACGACTTAGTAGCGAACAAAACGTTTACAGAAGACATAGTAGTTGAAGACGACATTATTGATTTTGAAAACGGAGACGTAATTCATTATTACATTAAGGAAGAACGTATCAAACAAATGGTTATTGCATGGGACCCTGCTTATGGTAAAGAAGGGGGCGATGAAAGTGTGCTTGCTGTTCTAGCTAATACATATGATGGAAATATATACTTGTTTGATATTGTAGACTTGCCATCTTACAACGTGCACACAGGATCATTCCAAGCACAGTGTGAAATGATAATTGATACATGTCGTAAGTACCACACTAAGCACATCGTTGTTGAAGAGAACTTAAGCCCAATGTTAAAGACAGAGTTGAGACGTGTTGCAAAGGAAAAGAAAACACACATTCTTATTAAAGGTGTTTACAGGGGTAGGGGAAACAACAAAGAGGAACGTATAGCAAGAGCAATTGAGCCAGTATGCAAAGTAGGTAGGCTATACATACATGATCGTGTTTGGTATAAAAGCCAACTTAAGATACAGTTAGATCAATTGGGTTACAGTGCAAATGATGATGCTGTGGACGCACTTGCAACTGCACTAGATGAATTAGTACCGCAAGCAATACACAATGATTATGAAGCTGATTACAATGTGATTGAACGTACAGGAGAAGCACACACACTCATGTACAAAACAACACTTACAGGCTTTGCATAGTGGTGCCGGATACAGGAATTGAACCCGTGACTTCCAAATTACAAATTTGGCACTCTACCAACTGAGTTAATCCGGCATTTCACTATACAGATTTTGTAAGTATGCATTGTAACCACATTCTTACAAAACTTACAACCCTTTGAAAAAACTAATAAAAACAACAAACTAGAAAATTATTACAAATCAGGTGCTCTACCAACTGAGCTATAGCGGCATAAATTACGGTTTTCGTAATTTCTCCGGATCATATACCTCTCTCACGCCTTTACGGCAAGTATGCAATCGTGGCTAAATCGATTGTCCCGAACCAAGAGGTGTCATCATGGCCGCCAAGTCCCAGTTTTCCGATATTCAAGCCTGCGTGTTCGATGCGTACGGAACCCTGTTGGATGTCAATGCAGCGGCTAAACGATGTCGGGGAGATTTGGGCGATCATGCAGGCGCCCTGGCCGAGATTTGGCGCGCGAAGCAGCTGCAATACACGTGGCTGTCGAGCCTAATGGGCCAACACAAGGATTTCCGCGATTTGACCGAGCGCGGCCTGGATTACGCCCTGGAAAGCTTAGGCCTTCGGGACGACGCGCTGCGCACGAAGTTGTTGGAGCTTTACGAAGTTCTTGACGCGTATCCGGAAGTCCCGGATATGCTCGTGCAACTCAAACAAGCGGGCATGAAAACCGCGATCCTGTCCAACGGCACACCGGGGATGCTGGACAGCGCCGTGACGGCTGGCGGCATCAAAGACAGCTTGGACGTGGTGCTGTCGATTGAAGACGTCGGCATCTTTAAACCGGACCCCAGGGTGTATCAATTGGCTGTGGACCGTCTGGGCGTGGCGAAGGAAAACGTCTGTTTTGTCTCGTCCAATGGCTGGGACGCCACGGGGGCTGCGGCGTTTGGTTTTCAGGTGGCTTGGGTCAATCGGGCCGGGCTGGTGAAAGAAAAGCTTGGTTTCGAGCCGAAAATCGAATTGAAAGATTTGACCAGCTTGGCGGAGCTGGTGGTTTAATTTCTTTTGTCACGTTCGTGTCAGGTGAACCTGTTTATAAATGAAAATTCGCATAGGATTGTGTGTTCTTAGTCCTTATACTACCTCAAATTGAGCCCCGTAAACACGTAGTGCATTCATGAAAATCCGTTTCAACATCGGCATTATTTCGGCGATCTTGCTGTTCATTACAGCCATGACGGCGGCTGTGCTGACCAGTGTTTGGGTGGTGAGCTCTGAAACGGCGGAAATGTCGGCAAGCTCAACCTTCAACGGGGCTTCCGGGCGCGCACGCGAACGGGTGGACCGTCTGTTGAACGAAGTGTTGGTGTTGGCGAATTTAGGTGCCACCCAAGACGACATGACGCGCTTTGCGGGGGATGGGTTAAACGCTCCGTCTCTGCCGTTGATGTACACAGCACTTTCCGCCAACCCGGAACTCTATTCGCTGTATTATGGATTTGTTGACGGACGCTTTTTGCAAGTCATTGCGACACATGACGACCGCGATGTGATTGCGGCTCATCAAGCCCCTGAGGGCACCAGCTGGATTGTGCGCGCCATTTTCGGCGCGCGCGAAAAAGGTGCGCATGTTCAAACGTGGACCTTTTTGGACGCGGGCTTTCGTAAGCTGTCGACACGCCAAGAGCCGTTGCCGAAGTACGACCCACGCGAACGTCCTTGGTACAAAGGGGCGATGGTTGGCGGTGAAGCGGCGCATGCGCAGTTGAGCGAACCTTATGTCTTCAGTTCTTTGCAACAACCCGGCATCACCGCGTCGCGTGTGCTGTCCGGTGGGCATGGCGTGTTTGGTGTTGATCTCACGCTGACCTCATTGACGCAGTTTGTCTCAAAGCTGGAAATATCCGCCAACGGCGGGCTGGTGGTGTTGGATCCCGCAAGGCGGGCCATTGCGGCGTCCTCTGAATTTGGTTTGTCGGAGCCTTTGACGCCGTTGTACGACTTGGACAGCCATCTGGCTCAAGCGCTCAATGCCAACCGGGGGAAGGGTCTGCCGGGCAAGCTTCTGCTGATTGATGAGGGCGGCGAGACCTTGTTGGCGCAACAAATGAATTGGACCGTCGGCGGGGTAGAGCTGCAAATCTGTGCCGTCGCCCCCATGACGGACTTCACGGATCATATCATCGATATGCAAATGCAAATCGTGTGGTTGTCCTTGTTGGGGCTCGCAACTTTTGTGTCTGTGGCTTTGTTGGTGTCCAACCGTATGAGCAAAAGCGTAGCCAATTTGGCTGAAGATGCCGAGCGTGTGCGCCGTTTCGATTTTTCCGGCGCGCCACCCCGGCCGTCAGTCATTTTGGAAT
This sequence is a window from Magnetovibrio sp. PR-2. Protein-coding genes within it:
- a CDS encoding haloacid dehalogenase type II, with the protein product MAAKSQFSDIQACVFDAYGTLLDVNAAAKRCRGDLGDHAGALAEIWRAKQLQYTWLSSLMGQHKDFRDLTERGLDYALESLGLRDDALRTKLLELYEVLDAYPEVPDMLVQLKQAGMKTAILSNGTPGMLDSAVTAGGIKDSLDVVLSIEDVGIFKPDPRVYQLAVDRLGVAKENVCFVSSNGWDATGAAAFGFQVAWVNRAGLVKEKLGFEPKIELKDLTSLAELVV
- the terL gene encoding phage terminase large subunit, which translates into the protein MEEQQYKKSPFEDLPNYMPFREFVDFYNATFEYDKEKVAAYLTGKIGRSRSTPKAHTEIANWIEYDKNIKRSKRVLMGYRHLGKSYFTQLYIIWRLMMDPNWTVMVISAASGVAERNVETIRAIIEVNPLTQHLLDGDEGWQLRKFTVKRSSPKSNPSCIMKSTEGRITGNHADMIIADDIELPENVVTLKSREDIKKRVAEMSKISQCHLMIGTPHHEDSIYDYLDITKHYEIKKFPLLKAGYVIEDGKIISGETNAPEMDHDLEWARMQLFECYTFGEFESQYQLKNVKFSKTLIDVDDLVANKTFTEDIVVEDDIIDFENGDVIHYYIKEERIKQMVIAWDPAYGKEGGDESVLAVLANTYDGNIYLFDIVDLPSYNVHTGSFQAQCEMIIDTCRKYHTKHIVVEENLSPMLKTELRRVAKEKKTHILIKGVYRGRGNNKEERIARAIEPVCKVGRLYIHDRVWYKSQLKIQLDQLGYSANDDAVDALATALDELVPQAIHNDYEADYNVIERTGEAHTLMYKTTLTGFA